A window of Gavia stellata isolate bGavSte3 chromosome 29, bGavSte3.hap2, whole genome shotgun sequence contains these coding sequences:
- the TENT5B gene encoding terminal nucleotidyltransferase 5B: protein MLAAAAGPAPGASEQRGGGGRFSVLSWEQVQRLDQILGEAVPIHGRGNFPTLSVRPRTIVQVVRSRLEKKGIAVHNVRLNGSAASHVLHQDSGLGYKDLDLIFGVDLKTEDVFQLVKDVVMDCLLDFLPEGVNKDKITPMTLKEAYVQKLVKVCNETDRWSLISLSNNSGKNVELKFVDSLRRQFEFSVDSFQIILDSLLLFGECSENPMAENFHPTVTGESMYGDFEEAMDHLRNRVIATRNPEEIRGGGLLKYCNLLVRGFKPKSEVDMKALQRYMCSRFFIDFSDIGEQQRKLECYLQSHFVGMESKRYDYLMTLHRVVNESTVCLMGHERRQTLNLIAMLAVRVLAEQNIIPTVTNVTCYYQPAPYVSEINFNYYVTHVQPFLPCNQSYPTWLPCN from the exons ATGctggcggcagcggcggggcccgctCCGGGCGCCTCGGAGCAGCGCGGCGGTGGAGGCCGCTTCAGCGTCCTGTCGTGGGAGCAGGTGCAGCGGCTGGACCAGATCCTGGGGGAGGCCGTCCCCATCCACGGCCGCGGCAACTTCCCCACGCTCTCGGTGCGGCCCCGCACCATCGTCCAG GTTGTCCGTAGTCgcctggagaagaaaggaatCGCAGTCCATAACGTAAGGTTGAATGGCTCAGCAGCTAGTCACGTTCTGCATCAAGACAGTGGCTTGGGGTACAAAGACCTAGATCTCATCTTCGGTGTAGATCTGAAGACTGAAGATGTCTTCCAGCTTGTTAAAGATGTGGTCATGGACTGCCTTCTTGACTTCCTCCCAGAAGGCGTCAACAAAGACAAGATCACCCCCATGACTCTGAAGGAGGCGTATGTGCAGAAGCTTGTGAAGGTATGCAACGAAACCGACCGCTGGAGCCTCATATCGCTCTCCAACAACAGCGGGAAGAACGTGGAACTCAAATTCGTGGACTCTCTCAGACGGCAGTTCGAGTTCAGCGTGGACTCCTTCCAGATCATCCTGGATTCGCTTCTGCTGTTTGGGGAGTGTTCAGAGAACCCCATGGCTGAGAACTTCCACCCCACGGTCACTGGGGAGAGCATGTACGGGGACTTTGAGGAGGCAATGGACCATCTCCGGAACAGGGTCATCGCCACGAGGAACCCAGAGGAGATCAGAGGTGGGGGGCTTCTGAAATACTGCAACCTCTTGGTGAGGGGGTTTAAGCCCAAATCGGAGGTGGATATGAAGGCCCTACAGAGATACATGTGCTCCAGGTTTTTCATAGACTTCTCTGACATCGGTGAGCAGCAGAGGAAGCTGGAGTGCTACCTTCAGAGCCACTTTGttgggatggagagcaaaagaTATGACTATTTGATGACCCTCCACAGGGTGGTCAATGAGAGCACAGTCTGCCTTATGGGACACGAAAGGAGGCAGACCCTGAACCTCATTGCCATGCTGGCTGTCAGAGTCCTGGCTGAGCAGAACATCATCCCCACGGTCACAAACGTTACCTGCTACTACCAGCCAGCTCCTTATGTCAGTGAAATAAACTTCAACTACTATGTCACCCACGTGCAGCCCTTCCTGCCTTGCAATCAGTCCTACCCAACGTGGCTTCCCTGTAACTGA